The genomic stretch aagagatagagaacacagccccatcaccatcaatggagcaccagtggagagagtcagcagcttcaagttcctgggtgtccacatcacagaggaactcacatggtccatccacactgaggccgttgtgaagtaGGCtaatcagcgcctcttcttcctgataTGGCTgatgaagtttggaatgaactgccacatcctcacatggttctacacctgcactgtagagagcatcctgactggctgcatcactgcctggtacagcaatagcaccgcccacaacctcaaagccctgcaaagggtggtgcaagctgccagacacatcatctgaggtgagcttccctccctccaggacatacactatattgccaaaagtattcgctcacccatccaaataattgaattcaggtgttccaatcacttccatggccacaggtgtataaaatgaagcacctaggcatgcagactgcttctacaaacatttgtgaaagaatgggccgctctcaggagctcagtgaattccagcgtggtactgtgataggatgccacctgtgcaacaagtccagtcttgaaatttcctcgctactaaatattccacagtcaactgtcagtggtattacaacaaagtggaagcgattgggaatgacagcaactcgtaaaatgacagcggatgctgaggcgcatagtgcgcagaggtcgccaactttctgcagggtcaatcgctacagacctccaaagttcatgtggccttcagattagctctagaacagtgcatagagagcttcatggaatgggtttccatggccgaacagctgcatccaagccatacatcaccaagtgcaatgcaaagagtCGGaatcagtggtgtaaagcacgccgccactggactctagagcagtggagacgcgttctctggagtgacgaatcacgcttctccatctggcaatctgatggacgagtctgggtttggcggttgccaggagaacagtacttgtctgactgcattgtgccaactgtgaagtttggtggaggggggattatggtgtagggttgtttttcaggagctgggcttggccccttagttccagtgaaaggaactctgaatgcttcagcataccaagagattttggacaattccatgctcccaactttgttggaacagtttggggatgtccccttcctgttccaacatgactgtgcaccagtgcacaaagcaaggtccataaagacatggatgagcgagtttggtgtggaagaacttgactggcctgcacagagtcctgacctcaacccgatagagcacctttgggatgaattagagcgaagactgcgagccaggccttctcgtccaacatcagtgtctgacctcacaaatgcgcttctggaagagtggtcaaaaattcccataaacacactcctaaaccttgtggaaagccttcccagaagagttgaagctgttatagctgcaaagggtgggccgacgtcatattaaaccctatggattaagaatgggatgtcacttaagttcatatgcgtctaaaggcaggtgagcgaatacttttggcaatatagtgtatataccaggcggtgtgtgaaaaaagcttggaggatcattcagagactccagccacccgagccatgggctgttctcactgctaccatcaggcaggtggtatcgcagcatcaggacccgcaccagccgactccatgatagcttcttcccccaagcaatcagacttctgaactcttgatctctcacgatcaaaatacatcagcactgcactttattaatcttattatctcacactggactgtcataaattatattattattatattatattctttcttaacaacacactggcaactgactatcaaccgacagcctaaatgtcaatacagtacaatacaacctactgtatatattatatatactatatatactattttttattgtataatgtgtatctatattgtgtgtattgtatactgtacagtgtatgttattatttgtatattgttgtgtgtaattatgtgtatattagattttaaattgtgttgtgtaaatctgatgtttattgtaaattggtatatgtctcatcactgtcacgactactatgttgctcggaactgcacccaagaatttcacacactattgcacttgtgtatatggttgtgtgacaataaaagtgatttgatttgatttttgaagtAAATGAAGTTGAATGGACTCATACATTTGAGTATAACTAACAAAGGTTTTGTAGTTACGTAGAcagacataaaatgaccataagctgaatttacttaaaaagcgtGATGCaaaattttacatatatattttaagtaaatacaacacatgatttttttttttagtgtgcaaAAACTAATGCCCTATCTTACAAGTAAATATTATTtgtcatgtatcaatcctaaagttgAAAACCTTGTCACatttattcgctaatttgagtaaatatcactggtaaataaaataagtaaattttactttttgAAGGTGATGTTTTcagcactgggcttgaataattaagaaaCTTGCATGGTtttactgtttgcaagtttatttaaaccgtttttatagtttattttgttgttacatttggtatcttcttgttttgtgaacaTTTTCTCTAAATTATcctttcatgataaaaaaaagaaaaaaaaagaaaagaaaaaaagatctgTTGATTATTAATGTCACAGTGTTTTTGTCTAATAGACTAAATAGCATGCAATAAGCTTTCCTGTGGGAGGCTTCCGTATGTCAAAgttcaaaatgttacattttcatataaaagGTTTATTTAAAGGTAAGTTTAATGaagtaccatgtacatcagatttgtaagtaggCCCAGATATACATCATATGAAATCGAAAAACGAACAGGACAGGAGTGgcgtcatttagaaaaaatctgtccaaaaaggtGCTTTTGCGTAAAACCTTCTTGCtgtcattggtccacgtcatcggtaggtgtgacctgaagctccacctactactttgtttacatttttcagtcagtattcaacattaacacaccggagtgcaagaccatgtcatgcgatttaaaaaaaacgtcagtaagacaaaggagtgaaagccattcacacatctgcacaaagatatgcctctatcatcattattttgtctgtattctgcaaaACAAACAGTCTTTTTTAcgtccatctttgcagtagtatcagtgtcaacATAATTTACAGTAACAGAGTGGAATCTGCACATATTATGGTCATAGATATCTATACgcagataccttattagcagctatTTCTATGGGCCGGGATACGTCGGCGTGTCCACCATATTGGATATGTCAAGAGCCGTCTGTCAAAACATGAATGTAAATTGACAGATACGGTCTACAAAAGTCTACtgtcttttccagccaactttcagatgatctgattttccataaacattgggCAATATTTTAGATCATAGAAAAAATCCTGACTTTATTTCTAAAACTGTTTTTTTCCCCCgtagcaaactgcaaataaagtcctctacaaatgaatatatcattacaaacatactgaaaattagcacccagtcagtcaattcattacatgatgaactgtttccacacaaaagcagtttatgcagtggtctgaagcttcttctccattcacttacattcaaacagctctcacTGTTGATCGTTCCAAGATGGCGCTGCGGTTGATGTATCcgaaccagccgaatgaggcatctatgtatgtaAATCTATGATTATGGCCATGTATagtgtgttagcacattagcgtcatgaattcagaatgtaaacgagacaaattaaatattttctactacatttatattactttaaatcaccatcgagtggttaaaacaacttcttttactgacctcatgcaaattctactcctagaatgaggcataacgtcattgataacacattttaatgtcacattagtataggttttacatgtagcgtcctcatatttaaatgtacttccaaacacctcccacagcggtgtgacgggtgtctgaatgtttgcaaacggTATACTGCTGCTCAGCTGTTGAGatcttctttttacccctgaatgaataACGAAGAAGAACTCAGGAAGTATATCGGCACCTGTGTTAACTGAAAGGCTTAAGTTAATTTTGCTCACTCAATCTAATCAAGTACATCAtgaagttaaaggtgctgtaagcgatttttttatggaaaggtaTGTATAAAAAATTTGAACTCCCTgaaagataaaactgaaataagtgttgtaagatatctcaccagtctctgtggcAGCACTAGATCTgtcaacagcaaacaaaaatgtgtctgtggacgatgacgcttttcacctgttaatcttttgcgcattctcatagtattgtagttgcagcaaattattgaggtttaatgtcatttttaagccatgttgttcataacaattgtcagttgagggcgctattttgctgctgttattttTAGCAACGGTTTCTGCACATGTTGgtttcaataaagctcatttgttatGTTCAgtgggcggggttttggaaagaggggcgtgTCTAATTCAACTCAGTCTTGTGCAGaactgctaaaatcgcttacagcagctTTAAGTAGATTTGACCTCATTTTATACCATtcaaatttacttagaaaaactaaGGATCCCCTTTACGCCATaaaatgatgaaaacatttaGAAGTATCGGTGAGATTTACAAATAAAGGGGCAAAGTACAGTTTCATAGCATTTTTTATTTGGTCTGTTTCAAATTATGGAAAATAAACCGTGCAAAACAGATGTAggctattacattttattaaattattattattattattttattttttttttaggtttgaaTTTGCCTACTTACtaaaatatatttagatttaaaagtataatattcctaaattaattaattaattaattgtaggCTACATTTGTTATTTGTTATCATTTCCTCTAACCTAATCATTGCAGCAGTTATTGTGCTATCTGGCCCATTTCATCGTGAACTGCTCGGGAAACGTTTTGTTCCCTGCGGGTACACGCGCTGCGCGCCTGCCAATCACACCGATGACGTCTGACGCGCGTATAAGTATCGCGCAAGCCGAGAGCACTAAAGAGTACTCATCTATCCACACCTCAGAGAGCATAGTTAGAGGTGGACGGAACACTTTTGTATATAATAAACAGCCTACATCTGTCTTCAATGTGTCCCGTCATGGAGCTGGATAAGAGCGTTAATGCCGCTTTAGTTTTTCAAAACGCTCCTGCCTTGATCCAACACCAGTGTCGCGCTCTCGCTGGTGCCAGCTCGCCCAGCGTCATCCTTGCGTACAAAAACGCGACACAAAGACTCGGCGCCACCGGACTCAATGTCAGCACCCTTTCTAGAGCAGGAATGGGCATCTTGAAATTGGTCACGACGCAGCTCAAGCACCAGGAAAAGAAAGCCAGGGTGGTGCGGGCGTCCAGTCTTGCCAAGCCGCATCCGTCCATCGACATCAGCCAATGTAAAAATTCTCCAACGGACCAGCTGGCAGCGATGCTCTTGCACGGACACACGTGTCTCCAGCAGTTGGGGAAGGAGTTTCCGTGCGGTACCAAGCCGCAGAACAGCTGGCGCATCGTGGTGCTCGGCGCGCCGCGGGTCGGCAAGACCTCCATCCTACGCCGGTTTCTCCGCGATGACTTTGACGAGCAGTACGAGCCCACGTGTGAAGACTTCCACAGGAAACTTTTCCACATCCGCGGAGAAACCTACCAGATAGACATCCTGGACGCGTCCGGGGAGAGGAGCTTCCCTGCAAAGAGGAGACTGTCCATTCTGACCGGTGCGTAAAAGTTTCAAATAATTAGAGACAAAGAAAAATCTGATTGTTATGCAGCATTTACTCGTACTACTGACAATAAGGCTacgaaaaaataaagaaaacccgTGTGGATGCACTTGTTTTCAGAAACATATAGACTATAGCAAAGTTACTTCCTTCTAAATGCATGCGTAAATGCATAAACAGTGCCCAGTTATTAAATAGCTGcaaaattattcattttattaatgttGTACTTCTAATATGTAATATGTTTTAGTATCTCACCATATGTTAGCAAAATTCGAACACACGTTTCTCTTATTTCTTTGCAGGTGATTTATTTCTGCTCGTCTTCAGTGTGGACGACCGCAGTTCGTTTGAGGAGGTGCGCGCTCTGCATGCCGAGATTGTAGCAGCCAAAACTGCACTTCTGAGATCCAAGCAGAAAGTCTGCGTGCCCACGGTGATCTGCGCGAACAAAGTAGACTTGCCCTCCGAACAGCACACTGTGTCACGGACAGAAGTCTTGCGTGCGTTTGGAGACGATAGCGCTCTGTTCGAGACCTCCGCCAAGGACAGTGTGAATCTGGAGCAGGTGTTTGAAGCGCTGGCGAAGAACGGCGGACTCCCTCTGGAGACCGGACCCTCAAAGCACCGAAAAGTGTCCATCCGGTCGTACCAGGCGCTCCGGGCGTCTCGGCAGGCGGAGAAAGGGAGCAAAGCGTCGGCATGCGACACTCCGTGCGGTGCGCTCTATCCCCTTGCCCGCAGACCGAGTTTTGGCACCGACCTGCGGCTGGTACTTGGTCCTAATGGGAATAAAAAGCAAGGCAAAACACTGGACAAGTGTCAGATACAGTGAAAAGCAAGACTGAAAAAGATGTCTGCTTTGATAAACGACCcgtaaattatcacatttatgttGATATTTGAACTTCAGGAGCATGTCGCCtcgttttcaaatgaaataggCCTATGGCGTCTTTTGTGACTACGTTCTAATGGGAATGACTAAAAATAAAGTCTATCTTATGTTGAACAATTTGTTTGTTGAATGACTGTAAATGTGATGCTGTgcaatatgtataaaaataacgattttaaataaaacattttatacaaAGGTGATGTCATGAGTTCAATCGAATGATTTGCACTGAAAAATTGTCATGattcattcataaaaataaataaattattaaagagGATGTGGGTGTTTAGATGACAGGTATAAAGCCTGGAGTCCTCTCTGGAGTTGCATAACACCCTTTAGATGCTTCTGGCACACAGGATATGCAGTGTGAAAGAGGAAATATAAAAGAGAAAACCGATATGTGATTGGTACTGCTGTAAACCTCTGCAAATCAACAAAGGCTTGCATTCATGGAATAGTAGATTTCTTCAAAAGCAAATACTTAGAGTAGAAATAAAGAACGGAAGCACTAGCATCTTAAAGCTGTATTGGAGAAAACAGATGTACCACCACAAGGTACAACAGTCAATcatttcaaagaacagatatttTATCTTCTATTGCTGGAACAATAGAAAAAGATAGTTTATACTGACATTGTGTAGTTATACTGTAGATGCAATAGTTATAGCAACAATAATCAATTATTCCAATGTAGATCAACGGtcaatgaacattttcactaaataataaatatatgctttcataacaatcatgagtctcatggaataatttattagacttctgaattatacttttgtgttcttttgaagcttgaagaggtggtcaccatacactgccattgtatgacatcactgagaacaacatttttacacaatttctccctttgagaaaaataaataaagtcatatagggttataacaacacaggggtgagtaaacaatgactgaatttacatttttgggtgaactatccctttaatccatttgagttgggactacataaatacattttgtggggTTAATGTAGCAATGCTGATGATATTCAGGGGTTTCCATTTCCCAGTATGCTTTGCATTGGACTGGATAGGAAGAACATTTTTTTGAaattgttattttatgcatttataagCAAGATGAGGataggaggagatttgttcatatttaatgttctgttaaaTTGCTATTTAAAATGAGAGTCTGTTATGCCAGGTGAGCTAGTGGAAGGACAGTGAAGCTGTTGCactgttttagtttaatttaaaataaactgcTGAGGTAAGTgcactcaaatcaaacatcacttggaagtgaaagtccatcctcagtggtaacccccaaaactccaacatatgattaatgaaataaattaagttgGTACAACATaagaaaatgctttaaataaaccttgtgaacctaatgaagttgagttaaaactactaaagaacattaatttgacctaatccaactaaattatgttgttttaataaaacTGATTTAcaaacctcttcaactctgcgggCCCGCTGGctggtccaaaagggggcgctatgtcacgaaaaaagtttacgcttaaaatgttcaagtctcgataaataagtcaggcatatgtggtatcgtttaaaatcttagaatctgaacttttcataaataaccatcacttctgtatttttgtgacataaaataacaaaataagcctGAAAACCTCCGCGTTGCAACTCAGCGCCACCTAGAATCACGTGGGAGAAATAATaacatgaatataaaagtctttaaaatagcacgtaattagacaaatcatatatcaaatgaaagctctcattctcaggaatgtgactgtacattgTACtgattttgttgccctaatattacagttcgaaagattttcaaaataatcacaaagttatatatgatttctgtaagacatcaaatacaaatgtattttttatgtgccgatcactgctgctgtaagcaccAAATACCTAAAAACTTTATAGCTGCCTTTTTCATAGGCAGTTCTCTAAATAAATGAGCCAATGTTaaaaatccaatgttatatcttagatgtccagaacaaaatttgcagtccagcaggaataacatgttaaacaaatcatcggaaatatatgttatcTACTACTAATGATAAAATTAACATATCTCAGCTTTTTTAATGACACATAGATTGAGCTTcgagtccactcagaggccaagatatttgatgaaacaatgagggtggtgcatgaactaaaatttagactgaatgtctatggacgagcacatcggtgagtgctaaaatgcattagagcgccacctacatttcagatcggcattttgtgatggaaggtgatagaagAAACATTATTTGTTCTAGTACTTTCtcccatctagtggaataaataCTATTTTTTGGAGGGAGATAGAGTGAAATAAATCAGAATTACTTGCTTACAAAGTGACATTTCTATTTAtcataatacatttacatttatgcatttggcagaagcttttatccaaagcgatttacagtgcacTTACATGTACAGAGTCAATCCCTCTGCAACAACaaggagttaagtgccttgcttaaggacacaatggtggttgcTGGGGGGGGATCAAAGCGGCAACCTTTTGCTTAACAGTTCTGTgatttagcccactatgccacctcCATAATATCCTAttgtatttatgaataattggagtcttttaaaaaaaatatttggaggTTTTTCTGAAAAATGAATCCAATTTCTGGCGATTAGTCCATAGTATGTGTAAATTGtgagtttcctatctgtcactctctcaacgttgtgtcgatgtagtgacactaggggtcgaacttgggagccccaatcacctctgatatttgagaaaaggccaatgaggaaTGGGAGCATTTCCACCGGGTGAATCCCCATGGACCTCCctttccccagcacactcgtttccACCAGTcgagttcatggatgagtcaggcGGCTCACCCCAGGGTGGGCTTAATGTCTCATTCAGTGCTCGAGATGAGGATGAGGTatcgatcacagcatcggagagtgggcttttGCAGTCTGACACTGAGGACTCGGCCGGGCTCCCACCATCTGGTGTGATCACCCAGTCAGAGGCTGATGCGAagctgacggccatgcttgcccgggctgccgcgagcataaggctggagtggaaccctccaccctgccctggaGGGTTCCACATCGAGAGGCCTCGCATCTCAAACTcttacatt from Myxocyprinus asiaticus isolate MX2 ecotype Aquarium Trade chromosome 7, UBuf_Myxa_2, whole genome shotgun sequence encodes the following:
- the LOC127443340 gene encoding GTP-binding protein Rhes-like; amino-acid sequence: MCPVMELDKSVNAALVFQNAPALIQHQCRALAGASSPSVILAYKNATQRLGATGLNVSTLSRAGMGILKLVTTQLKHQEKKARVVRASSLAKPHPSIDISQCKNSPTDQLAAMLLHGHTCLQQLGKEFPCGTKPQNSWRIVVLGAPRVGKTSILRRFLRDDFDEQYEPTCEDFHRKLFHIRGETYQIDILDASGERSFPAKRRLSILTGDLFLLVFSVDDRSSFEEVRALHAEIVAAKTALLRSKQKVCVPTVICANKVDLPSEQHTVSRTEVLRAFGDDSALFETSAKDSVNLEQVFEALAKNGGLPLETGPSKHRKVSIRSYQALRASRQAEKGSKASACDTPCGALYPLARRPSFGTDLRLVLGPNGNKKQGKTLDKCQIQ